A genome region from Brassica oleracea var. oleracea cultivar TO1000 chromosome C2, BOL, whole genome shotgun sequence includes the following:
- the LOC106327553 gene encoding phosphate transporter PHO1 homolog 5-like, producing the protein MKFGKEFSSQMVPEWHETYMDYNYLKTVLKDIINFKHKKNPHHGHGHHLHRKFTLYRTFSGLLSKSRLKRHHHGHGHGHGGGHFSDSDDDIEEGLKSAPILVHSASHGYETTFLMTAEEGGEYEMVFFRRLDDEFNKVERFYKEKVEEVMKEAVMLNKQMDALIAFRVKVEHPDGWPWEERTVEMTQLASDVANSAAAVAASTPAGARSMKHGGQAHMEAIQEGGSSKAGKSDEEDDEDNVEKEEENKVVSDSVASDISRLKAARPSPIEVLDRVKMNHTKETPRSTIKSVLQVSNTELKFSRDNLRRVEEKLRRAFVEFYQKLRLLKSYSFLNVLAFSKILKKYDKITSRHATKSYMKMVDNSCFGSSDDVNKLIERVEATFIKHFTNANRTKGMNILRPKPKRERHRITFSTGFLGGCVFSLVVALFAIIRTRNILQEQGQKQYMDIMFPLYSLFGFIVLHILMYAGNIYYWRRYRVNYSFIFGFKQGSELGYRQVLLVGFSIGVLALLCVIANLDMEVDPETQEYKLFTELLPLLLLIVMFIVLVLPFNFFYRSSRLFFLTCLFHCLAAPLYKVTLPDFLLGDQLTSQVQALRSVQFYICHYGWGDFRHRTNTCTDSDAYNAFLFIVAAFPYVFRLLQCLRRLFEEKNAEQGYNGLKYFLTIMAVCLRTAYSVVDEEHKFVWRMLAGVVSAIAAIFCTYWDLVLDWGLLNMTSKNRWLRDKLLIPQKKVYFIAMILNVLLRFAWLQTVLDFNFAFMHRNTMVAVVASLEIIRRGIWNFFRLENEHLNNVGKYRAFKTVPLPFNYEEDDDKDN; encoded by the exons ATGAAGTTCGGGAAAGAGTTCTCGTCGCAGATGGTGCCTGAATGGCACGAAACCTACATGGATTACAATTACCTCAAAACCGTTTTAAAAGACATCATCAACTTCAAACACAAAAAGAATCCTCACCACGGTCACGGCCACCACCTCCACCGGAAGTTCACGCTCTACCGAACATTCAGCGGTTTACTCTCAAAGTCGAGACTAAAAAGACATCACCACGGACACGGACACGGGCACGGTGGTGGTCATTTTTCAGATTCAGACGACGACATCGAGGAAGGTTTGAAGTCAGCTCCCATCTTGGTTCACTCGGCGAGTCACGGATACGAGACGACGTTTCTCATGACGGCGGAGGAAGGAGGAGAGTACGAGATGGTGTTTTTCCGGCGACTAGACGACGAGTTCAACAAAGTGGAGAGGTTCTATAAAGAGAAAGTCGAAGAAGTGATGAAAGAAGCTGTGATGCTCAACAAGCAGATGGATGCTTTGATAGCTTTCCGTGTGAAAGTTGAGCATCCTGATGGGTGGCCATGGGAGGAACGTACGGTTGAGATGACTCAGTTAGCTTCGGACGTCGCTAATTCCGCGGCGGCCGTCGCAGCTTCTACTCCTGCCGGAGCTAGATCCA TGAAACATGGAGGTCAAGCTCACATGGAAGCAATACAAGAAGGAGGATCTAGCAAAGCTGGTAAGTCCGACGAAGAAGACGATGAAGATAATGTGGAGAAAGAAGAGGAAAACAAAGTCGTTTCTGACTCGGTGGCCAGTGACATAAGTAGATTAAAAGCTGCGAGGCCATCTCCTATAGAGGTTCTTGATCGTGTCAAGATGAACCATACGAAGGAAACGCCACGGTCCACCATTAAAAGCGTTCTACAGGTATCGAATACAGAGCTTAAGTTCAGCAGAGATAACCTGAGGAGAGTCGAAGAGAAGCTCAGACGCGCCTTCGTCGAGTTTTACCAGAAGCTTAGGCTGCTTAAGAGCTATAGCTTCTTGAATGTGTTGGCGTTTTCAAAGATACTGAAGAAGTATGATAAG ATAACTTCGAGGCATGCTACAAAGTCTTACATGAAGATGGTTGATAACTCCTGCTTTGGAAGCTCTGATGAT GTAAATAAACTCATAGAGCGTGTTGAAGCTACCTTCATAAAGCATTTCACCAATGCTAACAGAACAAAAGGAATGAACATCTTGAGACCCAAACCTAAAAGAGAGAGACATCGTATTACATTCTCCACAG GCTTCTTGGGTGGATGTGTGTTTTCTCTAGTAGTGGCTCTATTCGCCATCATACGCACCCGGAACATTCTGCAAGAACAAGGCCAAAAACAGTACATGGACATCATGTTTCCTCTTTACAG CTTGTTTGGGTTCATTGTGCTGCACATACTCATGTATGCTGGTAACATTTACTATTGGAGACGGTATCGAGTGAACTATTCCTTCATATTTGGGTTCAAGCAAGGATCTGAGCTTGGCTATAGACAAGTTCTACTTGTGGGCTTCAGCATTGGTGTTTTGGCTCTTCTTTGCGTTATTGCCAATCTTGACATGGAGGTTGACCCCGAAACTCAAGAATACAAACTATTCACCGAACTTCTTCCTCTTCTCCTCCTCATT GTGATGTTTATAGTTCTAGTCTTACCATTCAACTTCTTCTACCGCTCGAGTCGCTTGTTCTTCCTCACATGCCTCTTTCACTGCCTTGCTGCTCCTCTTTACAAGGTGACTTTACCTGACTTCTTGTTGGGAGACCAGTTAACAAGCCAGGTGCAAGCACTTAGAAGCGTCCAGTTTTACATATGTCACTACGGTTGGGGAGATTTCAGACATAGAACAAACACTTGCACAGACTCAGATGCATACAATGCTTTCTTGTTCATTGTTGCTGCCTTCCCATACGTTTTTCGTCTCCTTCAG TGCTTGAGACGGCTATTTGAAGAGAAAAACGCAGAACAAGGATACAATGGTCTCAAGTACTTCTTGACTATAATGGCGGTCTGCTTGAGGACAGCTTACAGTGTTGTCGACGAGGAGCATAAGTTTGTCTGGAGAATGTTGGCTGGGGTTGTCTCAGCTATTGCTGCAATTTTCTGTACTTACTGGGACTTGGTGTTAGACTGGGGTCTTCTAAACATGACTTCTAAGAACCGTTGGCTCCGGGATAAACTCCTTATCCCACAAAAGAAAGTATACTTCATTGCTATG ATCTTGAACGTCTTGCTTAGATTTGCGTGGCTGCAGACCGTGCTGGATTTCAACTTCGCATTTATGCACAGGAACACGATGGTTGCTGTTGTAGCTAGTTTAGAGATTATCCGCCGTGGGATATGGAACTTCTTCAGGTTAGAGAACGAGCATTTGAACAATGTGGGGAAGTACAGGGCATTCAAGACGGTTCCATTACCGTTCAACTACGAAGAGGATGATGACAAAGACAACTAG